One Sulfuricurvum sp. DNA window includes the following coding sequences:
- the gmhA gene encoding D-sedoheptulose 7-phosphate isomerase translates to MKNYIIKQIADSAATKQAILENEPLLESIVAVAQACVEVYRAGKKTMLAGNGGSAADAQHIAAELVGRYGFDRPSIPSLALTTDTSNLTAIGNDYGYDKVFSRQLEGMGQEGDIFIGISTSGNSQNIINAFESAKHKGITTVALVGRDGGKMANMADYAIIIPSNATPRIQESHILIGHILCDIIEKELFAGGVA, encoded by the coding sequence ATGAAAAATTACATTATCAAACAAATCGCCGATTCAGCGGCAACGAAACAAGCTATTTTAGAGAATGAACCCCTTTTGGAGTCGATTGTAGCGGTAGCGCAAGCGTGTGTAGAGGTATATCGAGCAGGTAAAAAAACGATGCTTGCCGGTAATGGGGGATCAGCTGCCGATGCACAGCATATTGCGGCGGAATTGGTTGGGCGTTATGGATTTGATCGACCTTCTATCCCTTCATTGGCATTGACCACCGATACTTCTAACCTCACCGCTATCGGTAATGATTATGGTTATGACAAGGTATTTTCTCGCCAGTTAGAGGGGATGGGACAAGAGGGGGATATTTTTATCGGTATCTCTACGTCAGGGAACTCTCAAAACATCATTAACGCTTTTGAATCAGCTAAACACAAAGGGATTACAACGGTAGCACTTGTCGGGCGTGATGGTGGAAAAATGGCCAATATGGCGGATTACGCGATTATCATCCCTTCCAATGCGACACCTCGTATTCAAGAGTCTCATATTTTAATCGGTCATATCCTCTGTGATATCATCGAAAAAGAGCTCTTTGCAGGTGGAGTTGCGTAA
- the gmhB gene encoding D-glycero-beta-D-manno-heptose 1,7-bisphosphate 7-phosphatase → MHKALFLDRDGVVNVEKNYLHKIDDFELMEGIIEVCRRYQEQGYLIIIVTNQSGISRGYYTEEDFAILSRWMVEHFKSFGIEITHIYYCPHHESIDGVCECRKPEPGMFLEAQQTYNLDMSASVMIGDNERDIEASLRAGVKTNILLSSDVTVSKAERIITSLKELL, encoded by the coding sequence GTGCACAAAGCTTTATTTCTGGATCGTGATGGTGTCGTCAATGTGGAGAAAAATTATCTCCATAAAATCGATGATTTTGAACTCATGGAGGGGATCATCGAGGTGTGCCGTAGGTATCAAGAGCAGGGGTATCTGATTATCATCGTCACGAATCAGTCAGGGATTTCAAGAGGGTATTACACCGAAGAGGATTTTGCAATTTTGAGTCGCTGGATGGTGGAACATTTCAAAAGCTTCGGTATCGAAATCACCCATATTTACTATTGTCCTCATCATGAGAGTATCGATGGAGTATGCGAATGTCGAAAACCTGAACCCGGAATGTTTTTAGAAGCGCAACAAACCTATAATCTTGATATGTCTGCATCGGTGATGATTGGAGATAATGAGCGGGATATTGAAGCATCATTGCGTGCCGGAGTGAAAACAAATATTCTATTATCATCCGATGTGACTGTATCAAAAGCAGAGCGTATCATTACCTCATTGAAAGAGCTTTTGTAA
- a CDS encoding BrnT family toxin: protein MGLKFEWDDKKAISNLKKHGVSFEEASTVFGDWLAITIEDPLHSDDENRLIIIGKSEYLNTLVVVHVERYEAIRIISARSATKNEQIFYEEQQ, encoded by the coding sequence ATGGGCTTGAAATTTGAATGGGATGATAAAAAAGCAATTTCTAATCTGAAAAAGCATGGTGTCTCGTTCGAAGAAGCAAGTACGGTTTTTGGGGATTGGCTTGCTATTACAATCGAAGATCCTTTGCACTCTGATGATGAAAATAGATTGATTATCATCGGGAAATCCGAGTATCTCAATACTTTAGTTGTTGTCCATGTTGAAAGATACGAAGCAATTCGGATTATTTCGGCACGAAGTGCTACTAAAAATGAACAAATTTTTTATGAGGAACAGCAATGA
- a CDS encoding c-type cytochrome yields the protein MKKIALAMLFAGVSMMAADGKALTAKCAACHGASFEKAALGKSAIVKGQSEATIEASLKAYKAGTQNKAGMGALMKGQVGAMSDADIKAVASYVAGIK from the coding sequence ATGAAAAAAATTGCTCTTGCAATGTTATTCGCTGGTGTATCAATGATGGCTGCTGATGGAAAAGCACTTACTGCTAAATGTGCTGCTTGTCACGGTGCTTCTTTCGAAAAAGCGGCTCTTGGTAAATCAGCTATCGTAAAAGGTCAATCAGAAGCAACTATCGAAGCTTCTTTGAAAGCATACAAAGCTGGTACACAAAACAAAGCGGGTATGGGTGCATTGATGAAAGGTCAAGTTGGAGCAATGTCTGACGCTGATATCAAAGCAGTTGCATCATACGTAGCAGGAATCAAATAA
- the raiA gene encoding ribosome-associated translation inhibitor RaiA — protein sequence MNVQIRAKEITLTSHLNDHIAAAIENFKRYHLDITTVNVMIKKEKQNVAVEFDMHIAHAQPVVISDSDHDIDTAIDLAIERANKALGRLHDKMKDHHATSLRDIALPEEVEAE from the coding sequence ATGAACGTTCAAATTCGCGCAAAAGAGATTACTCTCACCTCTCACCTAAACGACCATATCGCAGCCGCTATTGAAAATTTTAAACGCTACCATTTGGATATTACCACTGTTAATGTCATGATTAAAAAAGAGAAACAAAATGTTGCCGTCGAATTTGATATGCATATTGCTCACGCACAACCGGTGGTTATCTCCGATAGTGACCACGATATTGATACCGCTATCGATCTTGCGATCGAGCGTGCGAACAAAGCACTCGGACGGCTTCACGATAAAATGAAAGACCACCACGCAACCTCTCTTCGCGATATTGCTCTCCCCGAAGAAGTAGAAGCGGAGTAA
- a CDS encoding heavy metal translocating P-type ATPase: MSKVKCDHCHLEFSDSVMIHDGDHRFCCKGCQGIFHLLQDEGLESFYAKMGDTTLAPPTEQFEASTNFDTPAFAERFITMDKEGLKQVSLVIEGIHCAACVWLNEKALHKLPGVIEAHINYTNNKARITWDGDTLKLSAIIDMIRAIGYNAFPYDATFQEVRANKERKDYYLRMAVATFATMNMMWIAVAQYAGYFTGIAQDVKTILNVAEWFLATPVLFYSGWVFYRGAYYGLRNKAVTMDLLVVTGSSLAYLYSIYITVFEKGEAYFDSVAMIVTFVLFGKFLEVLSRKNAADTLDVMSKHIPSEVSIVEGESVREVNVSEVKVGDVIRIRSGEKAAIDGEVLSGEGSFDESNLTGESEPIFKRVGDLIISGTTSIDAVVNYRASKDFANSTLSHLVNLLENAMSKKPHIEQLANRLSQHFSSTILFLAIATFWIWYFWPHSFDRSLMVGISVIIIACPCALALATPVATLVGLALGAKRGILFKSAAQIETMAKATMVVLDKTGTITQGRPEVVYATIHKGYDVKELYSLVRASKHPISRGVAEYLERSEGMFEQSSLDEVREISARGVVARSNTKMIAGGNALLMDDLGIKIESFSEQSLFYYAIEGELIATFELRDLPKERALESIEALKQFGLRIVMLTGDHESAAMRVAGEVGITEVHAHLIPEQKAEFIAQAHNEGYGVVMAGDGVNDLLALARADIGIAMGSGSDIAIEVSDVVLLNDSLTSLVEAFAISRRTYGLIKQNLGISLLYNSITIPLAMMGYVIPLIAAISMSFSSLLVVSNSMRSRWMYK, encoded by the coding sequence ATGTCCAAAGTTAAATGTGACCATTGTCACTTAGAATTTTCAGATTCGGTAATGATCCACGATGGCGATCATCGCTTTTGCTGTAAAGGGTGCCAAGGGATTTTTCATCTTCTCCAAGATGAAGGGCTAGAGAGTTTTTATGCCAAAATGGGAGACACCACTCTCGCTCCTCCAACGGAGCAGTTTGAAGCGAGTACCAACTTTGATACCCCTGCATTTGCCGAGCGTTTTATTACGATGGATAAAGAGGGGCTAAAACAAGTCTCTTTAGTAATTGAGGGGATACACTGCGCGGCATGTGTATGGCTCAATGAAAAAGCACTCCATAAGTTACCCGGTGTCATTGAAGCCCATATCAATTACACCAATAATAAAGCTCGTATTACATGGGATGGTGACACTCTCAAGCTCTCTGCGATTATCGATATGATCCGTGCTATCGGATATAACGCATTTCCGTATGATGCAACGTTTCAAGAGGTGAGAGCCAACAAGGAGCGTAAAGATTACTATTTGCGGATGGCGGTAGCGACGTTTGCGACGATGAATATGATGTGGATTGCCGTGGCTCAGTATGCGGGGTATTTTACCGGTATTGCACAAGATGTAAAGACGATTCTCAATGTTGCCGAGTGGTTTTTAGCAACTCCTGTCCTATTTTACAGCGGATGGGTCTTTTATCGCGGAGCATATTACGGTTTACGCAACAAAGCGGTAACGATGGATTTGCTTGTGGTGACGGGTTCAAGTTTGGCGTATCTTTATTCTATTTATATTACTGTTTTTGAAAAAGGGGAAGCCTATTTCGATTCGGTAGCAATGATTGTCACTTTTGTACTATTCGGGAAATTTTTAGAGGTCTTAAGCCGTAAAAATGCTGCTGATACCCTCGATGTTATGAGTAAACATATCCCGAGCGAAGTGAGCATTGTCGAGGGGGAGAGTGTTCGAGAGGTAAATGTTTCTGAGGTCAAAGTAGGGGATGTTATCCGTATCCGTAGTGGAGAGAAAGCCGCTATCGATGGAGAGGTGTTAAGCGGTGAGGGGAGTTTTGATGAGTCCAATCTCACGGGGGAATCAGAGCCGATTTTTAAACGTGTCGGGGATTTGATTATCAGTGGGACAACCAGTATCGATGCGGTAGTGAATTATCGTGCGAGTAAGGATTTTGCCAATTCAACCCTCTCGCATTTGGTCAATCTGTTAGAGAATGCGATGTCGAAAAAACCCCATATCGAGCAGTTGGCAAATCGACTGTCTCAACATTTCTCTTCGACCATACTTTTTTTAGCGATTGCAACGTTTTGGATATGGTATTTTTGGCCTCATTCTTTTGATCGCTCTCTCATGGTGGGGATTTCGGTCATCATTATCGCTTGTCCGTGTGCTTTGGCATTAGCGACTCCGGTGGCAACGCTGGTGGGATTAGCCTTGGGGGCGAAGCGGGGGATACTCTTTAAATCAGCCGCTCAAATCGAGACGATGGCAAAAGCGACGATGGTAGTGCTCGATAAAACAGGGACGATTACTCAGGGGCGACCTGAAGTGGTCTATGCAACTATCCATAAAGGGTATGATGTTAAAGAGCTTTATTCCCTCGTTCGTGCCTCTAAACACCCAATCAGTCGAGGGGTGGCGGAGTATTTAGAACGGTCTGAGGGGATGTTTGAACAAAGCTCATTAGACGAAGTGCGTGAGATTTCAGCACGGGGAGTTGTCGCACGTTCTAATACTAAAATGATTGCCGGAGGGAATGCTTTACTGATGGATGATTTGGGGATTAAAATCGAATCTTTTAGTGAGCAAAGCCTTTTTTATTATGCGATAGAGGGAGAACTTATTGCCACGTTTGAGCTTAGAGATTTGCCAAAAGAGAGAGCTCTTGAGTCGATTGAAGCATTAAAACAATTCGGGCTACGTATTGTAATGCTCACCGGAGATCATGAGAGTGCTGCAATGCGAGTAGCGGGTGAAGTGGGTATTACAGAGGTGCATGCACACCTAATTCCAGAGCAGAAGGCTGAGTTTATAGCACAAGCTCATAATGAGGGGTATGGTGTGGTAATGGCGGGAGATGGGGTGAATGACCTCTTAGCACTTGCGCGGGCTGATATCGGGATTGCTATGGGGAGTGGAAGCGATATTGCTATCGAAGTGAGTGATGTAGTATTGCTCAATGACTCATTGACCTCACTCGTAGAGGCGTTTGCAATCAGTCGCCGTACGTATGGATTGATTAAGCAAAACCTTGGAATTTCATTGCTCTATAATAGCATTACGATACCATTGGCGATGATGGGGTATGTGATACCGCTTATAGCGGCGATTTCAATGTCGTTTAGTTCTTTATTGGTGGTTAGCAACTCGATGCGAAGCCGATGGATGTATAAATAA
- the der gene encoding ribosome biogenesis GTPase Der, with protein MYKLAIIGKPNVGKSSLFNRLLKQRDAITSEQAGTTRDVKKRIAVVVDKQVEILDTGGLDEGCELFDRIKEKSLKAAYEADIILYMVDGKSLPEEDDKKLFYELESMGKAVALVVNKIDNDKMQEKLWEYYEFGTDHIFGISVAHNRSLLPLLNWVASKLPDSAIVKTEEDELDEEADEMDGFDAAMSASADDDEFDDEDNDDGFFIPEEDDEEEDTSIEVLEEVYRGIVKEYEPGDIDKMKVAIIGRVNVGKSSLLNALLGEDRSVVSSVAGTTIDPIDETIEHEGKEITFIDTAGIRKRGKILGIEKYALMRTEEMLENADIALLVLDASQPFMDLDEKIAGFVDKNRLACLIVLNKWDMAPKEDYEKIIAEVRDRFKFLSYAPIITISAQSKQRVHKIFEMLLKINENYSQRISTSKLNEVIQAAMRKHILPSINGMNIRLYFATQYDIRPPRIALIMNKPQGLHFSYRRYLTNQLREQFDFEGTPVLFKAKAKNASRKPQPHKKRSMW; from the coding sequence ATGTATAAATTAGCCATAATCGGTAAACCAAACGTCGGCAAAAGTTCTTTGTTTAACCGTTTACTGAAACAGCGTGACGCAATTACCTCTGAACAAGCGGGTACAACGCGTGATGTCAAAAAACGTATCGCTGTAGTTGTCGATAAACAAGTTGAAATTCTCGATACAGGTGGACTGGACGAAGGATGTGAACTCTTTGACCGTATCAAAGAAAAATCATTAAAAGCAGCGTACGAAGCCGATATCATCCTCTATATGGTGGATGGGAAAAGTTTGCCTGAAGAGGACGATAAAAAACTCTTTTATGAACTCGAATCGATGGGAAAAGCGGTTGCGTTGGTCGTCAATAAAATCGATAATGATAAGATGCAAGAGAAGTTGTGGGAATATTATGAGTTTGGAACCGACCATATATTTGGTATATCGGTTGCCCATAACCGCTCCCTTTTACCGCTCCTCAATTGGGTTGCATCAAAACTTCCAGACTCTGCAATCGTGAAAACTGAAGAGGATGAGTTGGATGAGGAAGCCGATGAGATGGATGGTTTTGATGCTGCTATGAGTGCATCAGCAGACGATGATGAGTTTGACGACGAAGATAATGACGATGGATTCTTTATCCCTGAAGAGGATGACGAGGAAGAGGATACTTCAATCGAAGTCCTCGAAGAGGTGTATCGCGGAATTGTCAAAGAGTATGAACCTGGTGATATCGATAAGATGAAAGTAGCGATTATCGGTCGCGTCAACGTCGGGAAAAGTTCGCTTCTAAATGCTCTTTTGGGAGAAGATCGCTCTGTTGTGAGTTCGGTTGCGGGGACGACCATCGATCCTATCGATGAGACCATCGAGCATGAAGGAAAAGAGATTACCTTTATCGATACGGCGGGGATTCGTAAACGGGGTAAAATTTTAGGGATTGAAAAATATGCCCTGATGCGCACCGAAGAGATGTTGGAAAATGCCGATATCGCACTCCTCGTCCTTGATGCCTCACAACCGTTTATGGATTTGGATGAGAAGATTGCGGGGTTTGTTGATAAAAATCGTCTTGCATGTTTAATCGTTCTCAACAAATGGGATATGGCTCCCAAAGAGGATTATGAGAAAATTATCGCCGAAGTACGGGATCGCTTTAAATTTCTCAGCTACGCACCAATCATCACCATCTCAGCACAAAGCAAACAACGGGTACATAAGATTTTCGAGATGTTGCTCAAAATCAATGAGAACTATTCACAACGTATCTCAACCAGTAAGCTCAATGAGGTGATTCAAGCGGCGATGCGTAAACATATCTTGCCAAGTATCAACGGTATGAACATCCGTCTCTATTTCGCGACGCAGTACGATATCCGCCCACCGCGTATTGCACTCATCATGAACAAGCCACAAGGGTTGCATTTCAGTTATCGCCGATATTTGACGAATCAGTTACGAGAACAGTTCGATTTTGAGGGGACTCCGGTACTTTTTAAAGCGAAAGCAAAAAATGCAAGCAGAAAACCGCAACCGCATAAAAAACGTTCGATGTGGTAA
- the trpS gene encoding tryptophan--tRNA ligase, translating to MRVLTGIQPSGDLHIGNYFGSILPMIESQNDHEVFAFIANYHAMTSLNDGEKLSKLTMQAATDFLALGMDPLKSTFWVQSDVKEVLELYWVLSGFTPMGLLERAHSYKDKTAKGIASNHSLFSYPVLMAADILLFGSQVVPVGKDQIQHVEIARDIALKFNNQYGDIFTLPEFRVDENVATVPGTDGQKMSKSYGNTITIFGEEKAQLKTVKKIVTEVIGVEEPKEFENCNVYNIVKLFLDENERVALQERYTRGGEGHGHFKLYLAEVMWEYFRSFREKRSYYEAHQDEVREILQSGASKASAIAQPIIEKVRSVTGIKY from the coding sequence GTGCGCGTTTTAACAGGTATTCAACCATCCGGTGATTTACACATCGGAAACTATTTTGGATCAATCCTCCCTATGATTGAATCACAAAACGATCATGAAGTATTTGCCTTTATCGCTAATTATCATGCGATGACGAGTCTCAACGACGGTGAAAAGCTCTCAAAACTGACCATGCAGGCGGCTACGGACTTTTTAGCGCTGGGGATGGATCCTCTCAAAAGTACCTTTTGGGTGCAATCGGATGTCAAAGAGGTCTTGGAACTTTATTGGGTTCTCTCAGGGTTTACACCGATGGGATTGTTAGAGCGTGCTCATAGCTATAAAGATAAAACGGCTAAAGGGATAGCATCCAATCATAGTCTTTTTTCGTATCCTGTCCTCATGGCAGCCGATATTTTACTTTTTGGTTCGCAAGTCGTTCCAGTAGGGAAAGATCAGATTCAGCATGTTGAGATTGCCCGTGATATCGCCCTTAAATTTAACAACCAATACGGTGATATTTTTACATTACCTGAATTTCGTGTCGATGAAAATGTGGCTACTGTTCCCGGAACGGATGGACAAAAAATGTCAAAAAGTTATGGCAATACGATTACGATTTTCGGCGAAGAGAAAGCGCAACTTAAAACAGTGAAGAAAATCGTAACCGAAGTAATCGGTGTCGAAGAGCCAAAAGAATTCGAAAACTGTAATGTGTATAATATTGTGAAACTTTTTTTGGATGAGAATGAGCGTGTCGCATTGCAAGAGCGCTATACTCGTGGTGGTGAAGGTCACGGGCATTTCAAGCTTTATCTCGCCGAAGTGATGTGGGAGTATTTTCGCTCATTTAGAGAAAAACGCTCCTATTATGAAGCGCACCAAGATGAGGTGAGAGAGATTTTGCAAAGCGGTGCTTCCAAAGCGAGTGCTATTGCGCAACCGATTATCGAAAAGGTCCGTTCGGTTACGGGGATTAAATACTAA
- the rfaD gene encoding ADP-glyceromanno-heptose 6-epimerase — MLYSNVDFNTKTILITGGAGFIGSNLAFYFQENYPAAHVVVLDSFRSNLTLSNGNLKSFGHFKNLLGFRGTVISGDINDKALLLDLRERYTFDYIYHEAAISDTTALEQDLMIQTNVNAFGDLLDVAVAHGANMIYASSGATYGDAPSPQRVGREAPQNVYGFSKLMMDHLAGKYSQKHNHISIVGLRYFNVYGPREFFKNKTASMVVQFGHQLLSGKNPKLFENSDKIVRDFIYIEDIMQANILAASPRQSGVFNVGTGNARSFQSMVDILQSELGTSYVCEYVPNPFIGRYQFHTEADIQTTRDVLGYEPRFSFEEGIAAYIPEIKRLFAEELS, encoded by the coding sequence ATGCTCTATAGCAATGTTGATTTTAACACCAAAACTATTCTCATTACGGGAGGGGCAGGATTCATCGGTTCCAACCTCGCTTTTTATTTTCAAGAGAACTATCCTGCGGCGCATGTAGTGGTTTTGGATTCATTTCGCTCCAATCTCACCCTATCAAACGGTAATCTTAAAAGTTTCGGTCATTTTAAAAATTTATTAGGATTTCGCGGAACGGTGATTAGCGGCGATATCAATGATAAAGCTCTTTTGCTCGATTTACGTGAGCGTTATACATTTGATTATATTTATCATGAAGCGGCGATTTCAGATACAACGGCGTTGGAACAGGATTTGATGATTCAAACCAACGTTAATGCGTTTGGAGATTTACTCGATGTAGCAGTGGCTCATGGGGCTAATATGATTTATGCTTCATCGGGTGCTACTTATGGAGATGCCCCCTCTCCTCAGAGAGTGGGACGGGAAGCCCCTCAAAACGTTTACGGTTTTTCGAAGCTAATGATGGATCATCTAGCAGGTAAATATAGCCAAAAACATAACCATATTAGTATCGTCGGATTACGCTATTTTAATGTTTACGGCCCGCGCGAATTTTTCAAAAATAAGACAGCATCGATGGTGGTGCAATTCGGTCATCAGCTTTTAAGCGGTAAAAATCCGAAACTCTTTGAAAATTCCGATAAGATTGTTCGTGATTTCATCTACATTGAGGATATCATGCAAGCCAATATTTTAGCGGCATCTCCTCGTCAATCGGGTGTATTTAACGTAGGGACAGGGAATGCGCGATCGTTTCAATCGATGGTAGATATTCTCCAAAGCGAGTTGGGAACATCGTATGTGTGTGAGTATGTCCCGAACCCTTTTATCGGACGTTATCAATTCCACACCGAAGCAGATATTCAAACAACACGTGACGTTTTAGGATATGAGCCCCGTTTTAGTTTTGAAGAGGGGATAGCAGCTTATATTCCAGAGATTAAACGTCTGTTTGCGGAGGAGCTTTCATGA
- the trxC gene encoding thioredoxin TrxC translates to MNKINVVCPHCGGVNAIPLKESYTKAACGHCKGSLLETKPLSLNTTSFDKLMVNDERLIIADFWAPWCGPCRSMAPSFEEAARSFPLKAQFVKINTEEVQELGSRFGIRSIPTIIAFKNNRIVDQFSGALPTPQIIAFVKKHL, encoded by the coding sequence ATGAATAAGATTAATGTGGTATGCCCCCATTGCGGGGGTGTAAATGCCATTCCTCTAAAAGAGTCTTACACAAAAGCTGCGTGTGGTCACTGCAAAGGCTCACTTCTCGAAACCAAACCACTCTCACTCAACACCACGTCGTTTGATAAACTGATGGTGAACGATGAACGTCTCATTATTGCCGATTTTTGGGCACCATGGTGTGGACCGTGTCGCAGTATGGCACCTTCGTTCGAAGAGGCGGCACGCAGTTTCCCCCTCAAAGCACAGTTTGTCAAAATCAACACCGAAGAGGTTCAAGAACTTGGCTCGCGCTTTGGTATCCGCTCTATCCCGACCATTATTGCCTTTAAAAACAACCGCATCGTCGATCAGTTTAGCGGAGCTTTACCAACCCCTCAAATTATTGCCTTTGTTAAAAAACATCTGTAA
- the hemJ gene encoding protoporphyrinogen oxidase HemJ: MYNWMLWFHIISMVSWFAVLFYLPRLFVYHAEHADNSGFIEVIQIMEMKIYKYIGVPAFWATLLSGIALIVMSTAHYGINIFKMGGFMHAKLTLVAILVAYFFSLGHYRLKLKENANYKSGKFFRMYNEIPTLLLIGIVALVVVKPF; encoded by the coding sequence ATGTACAACTGGATGCTTTGGTTTCATATTATCTCCATGGTGTCATGGTTTGCAGTACTCTTTTATCTCCCCCGTCTTTTTGTCTATCATGCAGAACATGCCGATAACAGCGGTTTTATCGAAGTGATACAAATCATGGAGATGAAGATTTACAAATACATCGGTGTCCCCGCATTTTGGGCAACCTTACTCTCTGGAATCGCATTAATCGTGATGTCAACCGCACACTATGGAATCAATATCTTTAAAATGGGGGGATTTATGCACGCCAAGCTCACACTAGTAGCTATTCTCGTCGCTTACTTTTTTTCATTGGGACATTATCGCCTCAAACTCAAAGAAAATGCTAATTATAAAAGCGGGAAGTTTTTTCGGATGTATAATGAAATACCGACCCTTTTACTGATCGGTATTGTCGCGCTGGTGGTTGTTAAACCGTTTTAG
- the ccoS gene encoding cbb3-type cytochrome oxidase assembly protein CcoS, with product MDSWVIAMMLGASLVLGGIALIAFLWGIKNGQFDDEKKMMSQVQFDDEKDLNDLADQQKKREALKKKDYRPE from the coding sequence ATGGATTCTTGGGTAATTGCAATGATGCTAGGGGCTTCATTGGTATTGGGTGGTATTGCGTTAATTGCTTTTTTATGGGGCATTAAAAACGGTCAATTTGATGATGAAAAGAAGATGATGTCGCAAGTACAGTTTGATGATGAAAAAGATTTGAATGATTTAGCAGATCAACAGAAAAAACGGGAAGCACTAAAAAAGAAAGATTACAGACCGGAATAA
- a CDS encoding asparaginase domain-containing protein — protein sequence MVILNTGGTFNKRYDPIGGELFVPRDNRAVESILQSLVIDIRIDGVIYKDSLEMDDADREILCETIRQSSETSVIVVHGTDTMELSAEAVAVMNLKKTVVFTGAMVPFHIDPIESTANLAMAIGFAQRSCSGVYIVMQGVCGQYNHVSKNREIGKFYYVQS from the coding sequence ATGGTTATACTCAATACCGGCGGAACCTTTAATAAACGTTATGACCCGATAGGGGGGGAGTTGTTTGTTCCGCGTGATAATCGTGCTGTTGAATCGATTTTACAATCACTGGTGATTGATATACGCATTGATGGAGTTATTTATAAAGATTCGTTAGAGATGGATGATGCGGATAGAGAAATACTTTGTGAAACGATTCGGCAAAGTTCTGAGACAAGCGTTATCGTTGTTCACGGTACCGACACGATGGAGTTAAGTGCCGAAGCAGTTGCAGTAATGAATCTGAAAAAAACGGTGGTTTTTACCGGTGCAATGGTACCGTTTCATATTGATCCGATTGAATCAACGGCAAATCTGGCAATGGCGATAGGGTTTGCTCAGCGTTCATGCAGTGGGGTTTATATTGTGATGCAAGGGGTATGCGGACAATACAATCATGTATCTAAAAATCGAGAAATCGGAAAGTTTTACTATGTCCAAAGTTAA